In the Aridibaculum aurantiacum genome, TTTGGTGAGGACCCATACCTAATTAGTGAGTTGGGTGCAGCTTATGTACGTGGTGCACAAGATCCGATTGGTAGTAAAGAAAAACTATCTGTAAGCCTGAAACATTACCTGGCTTATTCTGATCCTAAATATGGTAAAGACAGGACCAATGCATGGATACCTGAGCATTACCTGCGTGAGTATCACCTGCCACCATTTGCTGCTGCTGTAAAAGCAGGTGCACGTAATGTAATGGTTAATTCTGCCCTTATCAATGGCATTCCAACACACATGAATAAGTACCTGCTTACCGATGTGCTGAAGAATGAACTTGGCTTTACAGGCTTCATCGTTACCGATTGGCAGGACGTAGAGAACATAGCCAAGCGTGACCGTATTGCAAAAGACAATAAGGAAGCGTTGATGCTTTGTATCAATGCCGGGATAGACATGAGCATGATACCATACAACTACAAAGAATTTTGTGATGACCTGGTTGCATTGGTTAAAGAAGGGAAAGTAACACAGGCACGTATTGACGATGCGGTGCGCAGGGTATTGCGTGTGAAGTATGAGTTGGATCTTTTCAATACTCCTGTAACAACTGCAGGTAACTATTCAAAATTTGGAAGTGCTGATTTTGCAAGAAGTGCATACAATACAGCTGCAGAATCTATCACGCTGCTGAAGAATGAGAACAATGCTTTACCACTGGCTACTTCAACTAAGATATTGGTAACAGGTCCGAATGCTAATTCAATGCGCGTGCTGAATGGTGGCTGGAGCTATACATGGCAAGGCGAAAGAACAGATGAATTCACCAAAGAACACAACACCATTTTGGAAGCTGTTCAAAAGAAGTTTGGCAATGGAAATGTAACTTTTGCTGAAGGTGTTGCTTACAAAATGCAAGGCAAATATTGGGAAGACAGTGTAGTGAATATAGACGCCGCAGTAGCTGCTGCACGCAATGCTGATGTTGTACTGCTATGTATTGGCGAGAACAGTTATACAGAAACACCAGGCAACCTGAATGAACTCAATCTTTCTGATAACCAACTAGCGCTTGCAAGAGCCATGATGCAAACAGGGAAGAAAGTGGTGCTGGTATTGAGTGAAGGTCGTCCTCGTATTATAAGTCAAATAGAACCAGGCGCTGCTGCTATTGTGAACATATACTTGCCTGGCAACTATGGTGGTGATGCATTGGCTGATGTATTATCAGGTGACGTGAACCCAAGTGGTAAACTACCAATTACCTACCCTCGTTATGCAAATTCTCTGACGCCATACATTCACAAGCATTCTGACCAGATAGCCAACCCGCAAGGCGCTTATGATTATTCTGCAGACTTTAACCCGCAGTATGCCTTTGGTCATGGCTTGTCGTATACCAGCTTTACCTATAGCAATCTTACTACTGATAAAAAAGCTTATTCACCTGCTGAAACCATCACCATTACAGCTACTGTAACCAATACAGGTAACAGGGAAGGAAAAGAGGTTGTGCAGTTGTATATATCTGATGAGATCGCTTCGCTTACACCTGATGTAAAAAGATTGAGAGGTTTTGATAAGATAAATCTAAAGGCTGGTGAGAGCAGGCAGGTGACGTTCAAAATTCCTGTGAAGGACCTTGCTTTTGTAAACACCAACAACAAGCGTGTTGTAGAGCAAGGTGATTTTAAAATACAGGTAGCAGGTTTGAATACTACTGTTATAGTGAACAAGACGCAGGTGTATTAGTAGTGCTAGTAGTAAGTGAAACTGTGGTTGCATAATGATTTGTGGATTAAGTGTGCGACCCCGAAAAGACGGGGCAGGCAGCAAGGATGATGTCATTGCAACTAATGCTCGTGCCATGATGAAAGCCTTTATCAGCAACGGTTCCACCGCACGATGTACTGGTGTTGCGTTTAACTGCTATCAAATAAAATTGATTGATGAAGAATTTTATTCTACTGCTTAGCGTGTTTGTTTCAATGATGGCGCATGCGAATGTGCGGCTGCCCAACATCATTAGCAGCAATATGGTATTGCAGCAAAGTAGCAACGTTAGATTATGGGGGTGGGCCGAGCCTGGTGAAATGATCTACATCACCACATCGTGGAATAATAAAACAGATTCTGTAAAAGGAGATGGACATGCGAAGTGGCAAATAAAGCTACCTACACCGAAAGCAGGTGGTCCATACACCATTACACTAAAAGGGCAGAATACAATTGTTCTTGAGAATGTACTGGTAGGTGAAGTATGGGTTTGCTCCGGCCAATCTAACATGGAAATGAACTACTACTGGGGGCTGCCGCAGATGAAGGAAGATATTCCTGTTGCTGCTAATCCTAACCTTCGCTTCTTTCACATTGCACGTAAATCGGCTGAAGCACCACAGGAAAACTCAGAAGGTGCTTGGATGGCTAGTGATACCAACAATGTAAAATGGTTTAGCGCGGTTGCTTATTATTTCGGCAAGAAGCTATATGCTGAAATGAATGTGCCCATCGGCCTGGTACATGCCAGTTGGGGTGGGATACCTGCAGAAGCATTTACACCTGCAGAGATTGTTAACAGCAATGAAAGATTGAAATCAGCAGCTGCTAAACAAGAGCCTAAGCCATGGTGGCCGGTAACGCCCGGCCTTGCTTACAATGCAATGATTGCTCCACTTACCAACTACAACATTGCAGGAGCTATCTGGTACCAGGGCGAAAGCAACACCGGTACTGCAAGGACGTATAAAGAGCTGTTCTCAGCAATGATACAATCGTGGCGCAATAAGTGGAACAACGAGTTTCCATTTTACTATGTACAACTGGCGCCGCACGCATATGGAAATCGTAACATAGCTGCACTGCTTCGTGAGGCGCAGCAGCAAACGCTATCAGTACCTAAAACAGGAATGGTAGTTACCACAGATCTTGCGCATGATACAGCTGATATACATCCCATCAAAAAACGTGATGTTGGTTATCGATTAGCCAACCTTGCTTTACACCTGACATATGTAACTGATACTACTGATGCTAACAGTCCGATGTACAGCAGCATGCAAATAAATAAGAACAAAGTGACCTTGCATTTTCAGCATGCGCAGTACGGTCTGCAACAGCAAGGCAAAGTGATCACAGGTTTTTCAATAGCCGGAGCAGATAAAGTTTTCTATCCTGCAGAGGCTGCAATCAAAGGAAATACAATAGTCGTTACGAATAAAACTGTTGCTCAGCCTGTAGCTGTTCGTTATGCTTTTAGCAATACTGCCATTGGTAATGTTTTCAATAAAATTGGTTTACCTCTTGCTCCGTTCAGAACGGATGATTGGGAGGTAGATACTTCATCAATAAAATAGAAACTTATGCGCCTGGTACTTCTTGTGTGTTTGTTGCTTTCCATGGTTGTAAATGCGCAACCGGTAAAGCAGCACGGTAAACTAAAAGTGAAGGGTGTACAGTTAGTAGATGAAAAAGGCAAGCCTGTTGTACTGCGCGGGATGAGCTTTGGTTGGCACAACTTCTGGCCACGGTTTTACAATAAGGAAGCAGTAAAATGGTTGGCGAAGGATTGGAAATGCAACGTAGTTCGTGCGGCAATGGGTATAGAACCAAATGGTGGATACCTGAAGGACCCGGAAGGTTCTAAAGCAAAAATAGAAGCTGTTGTAGATGCGGCCATTGAAGCAGGTATCTATGTAATCATCGATTGGCACAGCCATAATATCCAAACCAAAGAGGCCAAAAAGTTTTTCATGGAGATGGCTACCAAGTATGGCAAGTATCCAAATGTTATTTACGAAATATTCAACGAGCCTGATAAGGAAACTTGGCAAGAAGTAAAAGCATATTCTGCAGAAATCATTGAAGCCATCAGTGGTATTGATGGTGATAACATCATTCTTGTTGGTAACCCGCATTGGGACCAGGACATTCATATTGTTGCCGATGATCCATTGAAGGGCTATAGCAACATCATGTACACCGTTCATTTTTATGCAGCCACCCATAAACAGGAGCTAAGGGACAGGTGCAACGATGCATTGAAAAAAGGCATTCCTATCTTCATTTCTGAGTCAGCAGGTATGGAAGCCAGTGGTGATGGTGCCCTGGATAATGAGGAATGGATGAGATGGATAGAATGGTGCGAACAGAATAAGATCAGCTGGGTTACATGGTCAGTATCTGATAAAGATGAAACATGTTCGGTGCTTAAGAAAGGAGCAAGTGCTACAGGCGGTTGGAAAGAAAGTGACCTGAAAGAATCAGGAATAAGATCAAGAGAACTTTTACGGAAGTATAACAAGCGAATGAAATAAATGAAGGGTGATGATGATGTACAACTATAGAATTTTGTTACTACTGGTTGCACTTGTTTTATCAGGATGCAGTGCAATGCGTAGAGCTGGTTCTACTTCTAATGTTTTGGCTGCTTCTGCCTTACATCCTTATGGCAGAACCATCACTACTGAACAGGGTGGACTGGAGTTGATCAGTTCAGCAGCGCATGTTGGTTTTTCTTTTACGGGTAAAGAATGTATCATTCATGCTTCCATCAATAATTCTTCGGGTCATAATTATCTTCAATACGAACTGGATGGTGTTTATCAAAAACGTATTAGAATTAATGGAAGCAATAACCAGCCTATTACCATAACGGCTAATGATGAAGGCACTCATACTGTGTGGTTGTACAAAGCAACTGAGGCGCATACTGGTCCTGTGTATATACAACAGGTTACTGCAAAGAACATAGCGCCTTTAGTGAAACCTATAGCACCAATTATTGAGTTCATTGGCAACAGCATTACATGTGGTGCTGCTGCCGACCCATCGGAAGTGCCATGCGGTGAAGGCCAATACCATGACCAGCACAATGCTTACATGGCTTATGGACCGCGTGTAGCAAGGGCTTTAGGAACCGACTATGTAGTAAGCAGTGTAAGCGGTATTGGCATTTATAGAAACTGGAACAGTAATGGGCCAAACATGCCGCAGGTGTATGAGAATGCTGACTTCCAGGTAAACAGTGATCGCAAGTGGAACTTCAATGCATATAAACCTGCTATCGTAAGTATTGCTTTAGGCACCAACGACTATAGCAATGGTGATGGAAAGAAAGCACGCCTGCCTTTTGACAGCGCAAGCTTTGTAAACAACTACATTCCATTCGTTCAACTGGTGCGGTCAAAATATCCTGCTGCTCAGATACTATTGCTCAGCAGCCCAATGGTTGGTGGTGACAGAAGAACAACATTACAAAATTGTATAGCTGCTGTAAAAGCAAGTGTGGATAAGCTTTATCCAGCTGCAAAGCCTGTTAATGTATACTTCTTCAAAGAGATGAAAGCACGAGGTTGTACCGGTCATCCAAGTGTAGAAGACCATGCAATACTTGCTGAAGAACTGCTGCCTGTTTACCGACAGCTATTGTAGCCAAAAAAACCTAACATGATTAAGATGAACCTACGAAGCCAAAGCACGATTTTAATGTTCCTGCTGCTATTTACGAGCATAGCACATGCTACTCCTGTAGTTCCTTTTACCAAGATGGCAGATGGTATTATCATTTACCCGGCGCAACAATACCCTGGCAGTGCACATGCTGTAAGGCTGCAGGTCATCAACAACTCCATCATTCGGGTAACTGCGTCGCCTGCTAAAGAAATGCCGCAAGTGCAAAGCCTGGTGACGATCTATCCCACCACACAAACATCTGGTTTTACTATAACCAATACTGCAAACGAAGTGCGGCTTGCTACGCCTTTTATAACAGCTGTTGCTTCATTGCAAACCGGTGCTGTTGCTTTCTTTGACAAAGCAGGCAAACAAATTATAGCGGAGCGTGCAGCTGCAAAACAACTACTTCCTGTGACCTTTGAAGGGCAGCGCTCGTACAACATCATCCAAACATTTGAGACAAAACCCGGGGACGCTATCTACGGTCTTGGCCAGCACCAGGATGATGTTTACAACTACATGGGACAGCAGGTGACCATGTTTCAAAACAATACAGAAGTGGCCATTCCATTTCTTGTTTCACCCAACAACTATGGTATCCTTTGGGATAATTATTCTATAACAAAAGCTGGAGACGTAAGGGAATATCTTCCGCTTTCTTCTTTACAACTATTTGCTAAAACTGGTGAAGAAGGTTGGCTGACTGCCTCGTATGCAAATGATAAAACAAAATCGGATGATGTAGTGCTTACCCGTGCAGAGACCACCATTGATATGGAGTTTGTAAACGATTCAAAGCTAAAGCTGCCAGCTGAATTCAAAACTGAGAATGGGTCTGTAACGTGGCAAGGAAGTATAGCAAGCTCATTCAGCGGCAATCACAAGATGAGGTTTACCTATGGTGGTTATCTAAAGGTTTGGCTGAACAATAAGCTGGTGCTAGACAGGTGGAGAAGAGCATGGAATCCTGCGCCTGCATTGTTGGATGTGGCAATGCAAAAAGGCCAGAAGCAATCAATAAAAATCGAATGGATACCTGAAGGATCAGAATCTTATATCTCACTTAAATGGCAGGAGCCTGTACCAACAGCAGATGCCAATACATTCAGTTTCTCTTCTGAAGCTGGTAAGCATATGGATTATTACTTCGTGTATGGTAAGAACATTGACGAAGTTATAAGCGGCTACAGAACATTAACTGGTAAAGCTCCTATAGTTCCGAAATGGGCAATGGGATTTTGGCAAAGCCGTGAACGATACAAAACACAGGAAGAGTTGCTGAATGTTGTAGCTGAATTTCGCAAGAGAAAAATTCCACTTGATAACATTGTACTCGATTGGTTTTACTGGAAGGAAAATGACTGGGGCAGCCAGGAGTTTGATGCCGCTCGTTTTCCTTCGCCAGATAGTATGATAAAGGTGTTGCACAACCAGTACAATACGAAGCTGATGATATCGGTATGGCCAAAATTTTATGAAGGCATACCTGCTTATAATGACTTCAATAAAAGGGGTTGGTTGTACAAGCGCAACATTGCCGACAGGCAAAAAGATTGGGTTGGCCCTGGCTATACTTCTACATTTTATGATGCTTTCAATCCTGAAGCACGTAAGGCTTTCTGGAACCTCATTCACAGCAAGATCTATACAAAGGGCATTGATGCATGGTGGATGGATGCAAGCGAACCCGACCTGTTATCCAACGTTTCGCCACAGCGAAGGAAAGAACAGATGACACCAGTGTCTGCAGGACTGGTGGCCGAATATGTAAATGCTTATCCATTGCAAAATGCAAAAGGTATATATGAAGGCCAGCGCTCTGTTGATAACAACAAACGTGTGTTCCTGCTTACACGTTCAGGCTTTGCCGGTTCGCAACGGTATGCTGCTGCTATATGGAGTGGCGACATAGGTGCACGCTGGCATGATATGAAAGCACAGATAGCTGCCGGTGTAAATTTTTCTATGTCTGGGCTGCCTTACTGGACCATGGACATTGGTGGCTTTGTAGTAGAGAACAGGTATGAAAGACCGACTGCAACAGATACAGAAGAGTGGCGTGAACTGAATACAAGGTGGTTCCAGTTTGGTGCGTTCACACCACTGTTCAGGGTGCATGGCCAGTATCCATTCCGCGAAGTTTTCAACATAGCACCGGAAGATCATCCTGCCTATAAAAGCATGGTGTACTACAACAGGCTCCGTTACCGTTTGCTGCCTTACATCTATTCACTGGCAGGCGCCAGCTATCATAACAACTACACTATGATGCGCGGTTTGGTGATGGATTTTGCCGCAGATAAAAAAGTGCATTCCATAGGCGATCAGTATATGTTTGGACCATCGCTACTCATCAATCCTGTGTATGAATACAAGGAGAGGAGGAAGCAACTATACTTGCCTGCAGGAAGCGGCTGGTACGACTTGTATTCAGGTAAATATTTTGCCGGTGGACAATCTATAAATGTAGATGCGCCTTATGAAACCATGCCTGTGTTTGTAAAAGAAGGTTCCATTATTCCTTTCGGTCCGGAGCTGCAGTATACTTCTGAAAAACGTGCAGATACCATCACCCTCTTTGTGTATACAGGCAGAGATGCTTCTTTTAATTTGTATGAAGATGAAGATGTGAATTACAATTATGAGAAGGGCCAGTATAGCAATATTTCATTTACTTACAACGAAAAGACGAAGCAGCTGACCATTGGTGAAAGAAAAGGAAGTTTCAACGGCATGCTAACCAACAGGACGTTCAGGGTGATATGGGTAAATAAGAATGCAGCCAAGCCACTAGACTTTGAACAAGCTGCGGCTACTACAGTTCGATACAATGGTAGTGCTGTGAAAGTGACGCAGTCAAATAGGTAAAGGCGGTCTAAAATCATTAATATGAAACAGTGCCTACAGGTTTTTCTTCACCAACTAGCAATATGGCTATTGATAAGTAGCATTGGCTGCAAAAAAGCCATTAGCAATACTGGAGGTAGTGGCAGTGGTGGTACAGACACGACTACGCGAACCGATCCGCCGGTAGCTGCCACCATAGGCTTTTTCATGGACGATTGGTTACCGAGAAATTTTACAGCACCTGCATATATTGATACTACTGTTCCAGCTACAGCCAGCTATAACATCACGGTCAATAATGCTACTGTCATCAGTAAAATTCCACCTACACTTTTTGGAAACAATACAAACACCTGGATGACGCAGATGGTAACGGAGCCAACTCTACTGAATCATATCACGCAGTTGAAGCCGGGATATTTAAGAGGTCCGGGCGGCAGCATCAGCGACATCTTTTTTTGGAATGCTAATAGGAATAGCCCGCCTGCAGATGCCCCTGTTACTTTCGTAAAGGCTGATGGAACTACAGAAGCTGCTAACTTCTGGTATGGCAAGAACACTGACCATTGGACGATGTCGGTAAACAATTACTACAACGTATTGCAGCAAACCAATAGCAAGGGCATCATCACAGTCAATTATGGTTATGCCCGTTATGGCACCAGCAGCAATCCAGTGGCTGCGGCTGCACACCTGGCTGCAGACTGGGTGCGATTTGATAATGGAAGAACGAAGTATTGGGAGGTAGGAAATGAAAATTTTGGAGAATGGGAAGCGGGCTATCGAATAAATCTTGCCAACAATAAAGATGGCCAACCAGAAATAATAACCGGTGATCTGTACGGCAGGCATTTTAAAGTTTTTGCCGACTCCATGCGCAAGGCAGCACAGGAAATAGGTTCATCTATAAAAATAGGCGCTGTGCTGGTAGAAGCTACACCTCAGGCATGGAATACCAATACTATTAAAACATGGAATGCAGGAGTGCTTACGCAGGCAGGTAATGTTGCTGATTTTTTTGTTGTGCATAACTACTTCACCAATTTTAACACGAATGCACCTGCTGCTGAGATACTTGCCACAGCGGCTACAGAAAGCAGCAAGATGATGAGCTATGTAAAGCAGTCATTGCAAAATGCAGGCTTGCCTAATAAGCCTGTTGCGCTCACTGAATGGAATATTTTTTCAACAGGCTCTATGCAGCAGGTATCGCATATAGCGGGTGTACATGCTGTAATGGTGTTAGGGGAGTTAATAAAAAACGGCTATGGGCAGGCCAGCAGGTGGGATCTTGCAAACGGCTGGGACAATGGGAATGATCATGGCTTGTTCAACATAGGAGATGAGCCAGGCGGTGTGCCTAAATGGAACCCGCGTCCTGCTTTCTATCACATGTACTTCTTTCAAAAGATGCTGGGCGACAGGTTGATTTCTTCCACTACTACGAACCAATCTATATTCGACACCTACGCTTCTTCTTTCACCTCAGGGGAGGTTGGAGTGACGATAGTCAATAAGTCTACACAGGCACATACGGTGTCCATACAAGTACAAAATTTCCAGGTCGGCAACAGGTACTACTGGTACACATTGGCTGGAGGAACAGATAATGGTGAACTTTCACGAAAGGTATTTGTGAATGGAAGAGGAACAACACATGCATCAGGCGGTCCAGCTGATTATGCAACATCAAAGGCTTATGCTGCAGGTACACAAAACGGAATAAGGGTAACTGTGCCTGCACGTGGAGTCGTGAATTTGGTCATCGAAAAGAAATAGACATGAAAGGAATTATCACAATGCTGCTGCTGGTGCTATCATTCATTGGTACACATGCACAACATACCTCACGACAAGATTTCACCAGCAATTGGAAGTTCAGGTTAGACAGCACTGGCTCTTATCATCATAATGGTGTTGATGATGCACAGTGGCGCACACTGAACCTGCCGCACGATTGGAGTATAGAAGGCACATTCAGTAAAGATCATCCTGCCACTGCGGGTGGTGGTGCATTGCCTGGTGGCACTGGCTGGTATCGCAAACATTTCAACTTGCCTGCAACAGATAAGGGTAAAACAATCCTGATACATTTTGATGGCATATATAAGAACGCAGAAGTTTGGGTGAATGGAAACTATGTTGGCAAACGTCCTAATGGTTATATCAGCTTCCATTACGACATCACACCGCACCTGGTGTATGGCGGAGCAAATGTAGTAGCGGTGAAAGTGGATAATTTAAAACAACCAAACTCGCGTTGGTATTCCGGCTCAGGTATATATCGCAATGTATGGTTGACTAAACTGGATAAGCTTCACGTAGAGCAGTGGGGCACTTTTGTTACTACGCCTAAAGTATCAAATCAATCAGCCACTGTTTCTATAGAAACAAATGTGCGCAATCAATATGCATTCAATAAAGCCTTTGTTTTAAATACAACCATCTACAAAGCTACTGGTGGAGTTGCAGCAAGGGCAAGTACCAAAGCCAATGCAGGAAGTAAAATAACAGCAGCACATAAGCAGGTGCTAGAAATAAAACAGCCACACCTGTGGTCGGTTGATAACCCTTACCTGTACAAAGTGGTTTCGCAGGTGGTGGTAAATGGGAAAGTTGTAGACACTTATGAAACACCATTAGGCATTCGCTATTTCCACTTTTCACCAACAAAGGGTTTTAGCTTAAATGGAAATTCATTAAAAATTCGTGGCGTATGTAATCATCATGATCTTGGAGCTTTGGGTGCAGCCATCAACACTCGTGCATTGGAGCGCCAGCTGGAACTGTTGAAAGCAATGGGTTGTAATGGTATTCGCACAGCACATAACCCGCCAGCGCCTGAGCTGCTGGAGCTTTGCGATAAGATGGGCTTCATTGTAATGAACGAGACGTTTGATATGTGGGAGAAGCAAAAGTCGCCATTTGATTATCACCTCGATTGGCATGAGTGGCACAAGCAGGATCTGACAGACCATGTGCTGCGGGATAGAAATCATCCATCTGTGTTTGTTTGGAGTGTGGGTAATGAAATAGGTGAACAATGGGGTGATGAAAAGAA is a window encoding:
- a CDS encoding glycoside hydrolase family 31 protein yields the protein MIKMNLRSQSTILMFLLLFTSIAHATPVVPFTKMADGIIIYPAQQYPGSAHAVRLQVINNSIIRVTASPAKEMPQVQSLVTIYPTTQTSGFTITNTANEVRLATPFITAVASLQTGAVAFFDKAGKQIIAERAAAKQLLPVTFEGQRSYNIIQTFETKPGDAIYGLGQHQDDVYNYMGQQVTMFQNNTEVAIPFLVSPNNYGILWDNYSITKAGDVREYLPLSSLQLFAKTGEEGWLTASYANDKTKSDDVVLTRAETTIDMEFVNDSKLKLPAEFKTENGSVTWQGSIASSFSGNHKMRFTYGGYLKVWLNNKLVLDRWRRAWNPAPALLDVAMQKGQKQSIKIEWIPEGSESYISLKWQEPVPTADANTFSFSSEAGKHMDYYFVYGKNIDEVISGYRTLTGKAPIVPKWAMGFWQSRERYKTQEELLNVVAEFRKRKIPLDNIVLDWFYWKENDWGSQEFDAARFPSPDSMIKVLHNQYNTKLMISVWPKFYEGIPAYNDFNKRGWLYKRNIADRQKDWVGPGYTSTFYDAFNPEARKAFWNLIHSKIYTKGIDAWWMDASEPDLLSNVSPQRRKEQMTPVSAGLVAEYVNAYPLQNAKGIYEGQRSVDNNKRVFLLTRSGFAGSQRYAAAIWSGDIGARWHDMKAQIAAGVNFSMSGLPYWTMDIGGFVVENRYERPTATDTEEWRELNTRWFQFGAFTPLFRVHGQYPFREVFNIAPEDHPAYKSMVYYNRLRYRLLPYIYSLAGASYHNNYTMMRGLVMDFAADKKVHSIGDQYMFGPSLLINPVYEYKERRKQLYLPAGSGWYDLYSGKYFAGGQSINVDAPYETMPVFVKEGSIIPFGPELQYTSEKRADTITLFVYTGRDASFNLYEDEDVNYNYEKGQYSNISFTYNEKTKQLTIGERKGSFNGMLTNRTFRVIWVNKNAAKPLDFEQAAATTVRYNGSAVKVTQSNR
- a CDS encoding glycoside hydrolase family 3 N-terminal domain-containing protein — protein: MNNRRSILLAISTAIFFITPSSKTMAQLNSATEAKITNLLKQMSLEEKVGQMAQVAIDQIGNVNYATKTFTLDENKLRDVVVKYKVGSILNTPPSILLSAQEWNKVVSDIHNAAQQNKLKIPVIYGLDQIHGASYVKGFTSFPQEIGQAATWNRQLVHQGAVVTAYESRAAGVPWTFSPVLDLGTNPMWPRIWETFGEDPYLISELGAAYVRGAQDPIGSKEKLSVSLKHYLAYSDPKYGKDRTNAWIPEHYLREYHLPPFAAAVKAGARNVMVNSALINGIPTHMNKYLLTDVLKNELGFTGFIVTDWQDVENIAKRDRIAKDNKEALMLCINAGIDMSMIPYNYKEFCDDLVALVKEGKVTQARIDDAVRRVLRVKYELDLFNTPVTTAGNYSKFGSADFARSAYNTAAESITLLKNENNALPLATSTKILVTGPNANSMRVLNGGWSYTWQGERTDEFTKEHNTILEAVQKKFGNGNVTFAEGVAYKMQGKYWEDSVVNIDAAVAAARNADVVLLCIGENSYTETPGNLNELNLSDNQLALARAMMQTGKKVVLVLSEGRPRIISQIEPGAAAIVNIYLPGNYGGDALADVLSGDVNPSGKLPITYPRYANSLTPYIHKHSDQIANPQGAYDYSADFNPQYAFGHGLSYTSFTYSNLTTDKKAYSPAETITITATVTNTGNREGKEVVQLYISDEIASLTPDVKRLRGFDKINLKAGESRQVTFKIPVKDLAFVNTNNKRVVEQGDFKIQVAGLNTTVIVNKTQVY
- a CDS encoding sialate O-acetylesterase, which translates into the protein MKNFILLLSVFVSMMAHANVRLPNIISSNMVLQQSSNVRLWGWAEPGEMIYITTSWNNKTDSVKGDGHAKWQIKLPTPKAGGPYTITLKGQNTIVLENVLVGEVWVCSGQSNMEMNYYWGLPQMKEDIPVAANPNLRFFHIARKSAEAPQENSEGAWMASDTNNVKWFSAVAYYFGKKLYAEMNVPIGLVHASWGGIPAEAFTPAEIVNSNERLKSAAAKQEPKPWWPVTPGLAYNAMIAPLTNYNIAGAIWYQGESNTGTARTYKELFSAMIQSWRNKWNNEFPFYYVQLAPHAYGNRNIAALLREAQQQTLSVPKTGMVVTTDLAHDTADIHPIKKRDVGYRLANLALHLTYVTDTTDANSPMYSSMQINKNKVTLHFQHAQYGLQQQGKVITGFSIAGADKVFYPAEAAIKGNTIVVTNKTVAQPVAVRYAFSNTAIGNVFNKIGLPLAPFRTDDWEVDTSSIK
- a CDS encoding alpha-L-arabinofuranosidase, which codes for MKQCLQVFLHQLAIWLLISSIGCKKAISNTGGSGSGGTDTTTRTDPPVAATIGFFMDDWLPRNFTAPAYIDTTVPATASYNITVNNATVISKIPPTLFGNNTNTWMTQMVTEPTLLNHITQLKPGYLRGPGGSISDIFFWNANRNSPPADAPVTFVKADGTTEAANFWYGKNTDHWTMSVNNYYNVLQQTNSKGIITVNYGYARYGTSSNPVAAAAHLAADWVRFDNGRTKYWEVGNENFGEWEAGYRINLANNKDGQPEIITGDLYGRHFKVFADSMRKAAQEIGSSIKIGAVLVEATPQAWNTNTIKTWNAGVLTQAGNVADFFVVHNYFTNFNTNAPAAEILATAATESSKMMSYVKQSLQNAGLPNKPVALTEWNIFSTGSMQQVSHIAGVHAVMVLGELIKNGYGQASRWDLANGWDNGNDHGLFNIGDEPGGVPKWNPRPAFYHMYFFQKMLGDRLISSTTTNQSIFDTYASSFTSGEVGVTIVNKSTQAHTVSIQVQNFQVGNRYYWYTLAGGTDNGELSRKVFVNGRGTTHASGGPADYATSKAYAAGTQNGIRVTVPARGVVNLVIEKK
- a CDS encoding SGNH/GDSL hydrolase family protein — its product is MMMYNYRILLLLVALVLSGCSAMRRAGSTSNVLAASALHPYGRTITTEQGGLELISSAAHVGFSFTGKECIIHASINNSSGHNYLQYELDGVYQKRIRINGSNNQPITITANDEGTHTVWLYKATEAHTGPVYIQQVTAKNIAPLVKPIAPIIEFIGNSITCGAAADPSEVPCGEGQYHDQHNAYMAYGPRVARALGTDYVVSSVSGIGIYRNWNSNGPNMPQVYENADFQVNSDRKWNFNAYKPAIVSIALGTNDYSNGDGKKARLPFDSASFVNNYIPFVQLVRSKYPAAQILLLSSPMVGGDRRTTLQNCIAAVKASVDKLYPAAKPVNVYFFKEMKARGCTGHPSVEDHAILAEELLPVYRQLL
- a CDS encoding glycoside hydrolase family 5 protein, with the protein product MRLVLLVCLLLSMVVNAQPVKQHGKLKVKGVQLVDEKGKPVVLRGMSFGWHNFWPRFYNKEAVKWLAKDWKCNVVRAAMGIEPNGGYLKDPEGSKAKIEAVVDAAIEAGIYVIIDWHSHNIQTKEAKKFFMEMATKYGKYPNVIYEIFNEPDKETWQEVKAYSAEIIEAISGIDGDNIILVGNPHWDQDIHIVADDPLKGYSNIMYTVHFYAATHKQELRDRCNDALKKGIPIFISESAGMEASGDGALDNEEWMRWIEWCEQNKISWVTWSVSDKDETCSVLKKGASATGGWKESDLKESGIRSRELLRKYNKRMK